A genomic window from Slackia heliotrinireducens DSM 20476 includes:
- a CDS encoding protein kinase family protein, whose amino-acid sequence MAIDRTPRRNVAPTIVSGPGTIVDVAGDSPVLSGADLDFYDDSGEAYILRTSQALGAGGQGTVVLADRAFDGRTYAAKISWQAQSARDRMSRRAVITFLRNLTATHPLGERHFTETHLMPIVASGSITDTVPELGSTTYDVAIMPVCSDALSSRTDVSFEEIRDVILPQTAQALHLLHEHRIVHRDIKPKNLYYLENQLVVGDFGISSVLDEGRDTGTTKIDRRTPGYSPHSSVIQRENDWYSLGYTIWTLYNGGVHPHQALIDADDLSAVLVGKRPVAFVAKRPEHECLGKLIYGLTRASSVDRMGYDDVQRWLDDPQGFTYAESAQPAPRAGYQFEGTLYTDYTKLAEALSANWERGKRHLYTKLLENFFRTHGENDLAVALNDIVEVDRATVKNHDLGLSRAISVIGGDFSTYHWHGTAFGLMGFRAAHDNGRLSRAELLAFVQTGQLSWNAQRAGADPRILDVLQRLEEAASDNEDFAVEAALQMLSPQGASLEGCTTPDQLFAWLCRTPAGFYRRIDDTAFLHRIAGFNAACGRFAQSLEFDRSIKNGAEAVANNVLVLFEKSCANPAAVRRFYELYGPYGHVTWVCRHADYYTATDDDSRALLRKLSGAKTAVTSIENAIQKLGALQTDVIKLQSSLADNPYLAYLGIDQPGSTVKANYSDSYFTGYFAGSEVPRGYARAVADASTAEPAFASELRSDGVERLPSHYANDARDVVERVAGDLKTASQNQRSGRAFFKPVLKILLTVAFVLVVGMFWGYLPMGIPQMNDYFLFYLAEDVFDGLRFAPTTYTSLALIGFITATGASMAPRVAKLVRHVTANATSARIEHLSQRIESEASRFNTNNDALRAWWEKGNPGPIPRICEASRQLERAEENSTGTASSTFCNVLFWVGTATCALSMLAFTMHGSTAAIAHSTTVGGCIPADILQIANVVVALAAYALLARFLPSSKGFPSVCLLCAAPFAMAAVFLFTQLVIALLPVIILLLIILYFLGR is encoded by the coding sequence ATGGCCATCGACCGCACGCCCCGCCGAAACGTGGCACCCACAATCGTATCAGGACCCGGCACCATCGTCGACGTGGCCGGCGACTCCCCGGTGCTTTCCGGAGCCGACCTGGACTTCTACGACGATTCGGGCGAAGCGTACATCCTCCGCACGTCGCAGGCCTTAGGCGCCGGCGGCCAGGGCACCGTGGTGCTGGCCGACCGCGCGTTCGACGGGCGCACCTACGCGGCCAAAATAAGCTGGCAGGCCCAAAGCGCCCGCGACCGCATGTCGCGGCGGGCGGTCATCACGTTCCTGCGCAATCTCACGGCCACGCACCCGCTGGGCGAACGTCATTTTACCGAGACGCACCTCATGCCCATCGTGGCATCGGGAAGCATTACCGACACCGTGCCCGAACTGGGGTCCACCACGTACGACGTGGCCATCATGCCCGTATGCTCCGATGCGCTTTCGTCCCGCACCGACGTGTCCTTCGAAGAGATTCGCGACGTCATACTGCCTCAAACGGCCCAGGCGCTTCATCTGTTGCACGAGCATCGCATCGTGCACCGCGACATCAAGCCGAAAAACCTCTACTATCTGGAAAATCAGCTGGTCGTAGGCGATTTCGGCATATCCTCGGTGCTCGACGAGGGACGCGACACCGGCACGACCAAAATCGACCGCCGCACTCCGGGGTATTCGCCTCATTCGTCGGTCATCCAGCGCGAGAACGACTGGTACTCGCTGGGCTACACAATCTGGACGCTCTACAACGGCGGCGTGCACCCGCACCAGGCCCTCATCGACGCGGATGACCTTTCCGCCGTGCTCGTGGGCAAGCGTCCCGTGGCCTTCGTGGCGAAGCGCCCCGAGCATGAATGCCTAGGCAAGCTCATCTACGGTCTGACCAGGGCTTCGTCGGTAGACCGCATGGGATACGATGACGTGCAACGCTGGCTCGACGACCCGCAGGGCTTCACCTATGCCGAGTCCGCGCAACCCGCGCCCCGGGCCGGCTACCAGTTCGAGGGCACGCTGTACACCGACTACACGAAGCTGGCCGAGGCCCTTTCCGCCAATTGGGAACGAGGCAAACGTCACCTCTACACCAAGCTGTTGGAGAACTTCTTCCGCACCCATGGCGAAAACGACCTGGCCGTAGCCCTGAACGACATCGTCGAGGTCGACCGCGCAACTGTGAAGAACCACGACCTGGGTCTTTCCCGGGCCATCTCGGTCATCGGCGGCGACTTCTCCACGTACCACTGGCACGGCACCGCATTCGGGCTCATGGGATTTCGGGCGGCCCACGACAACGGCCGTCTGAGCCGCGCGGAGCTTCTGGCCTTCGTCCAGACGGGGCAGCTGTCCTGGAATGCCCAACGCGCAGGCGCCGACCCGCGCATCTTGGACGTGCTGCAAAGGCTTGAAGAGGCCGCTTCGGACAACGAGGATTTCGCCGTCGAAGCCGCTTTGCAGATGCTTTCGCCCCAAGGCGCTTCCCTTGAGGGCTGCACCACGCCTGACCAGCTGTTCGCATGGCTGTGTCGCACACCGGCGGGTTTCTACCGCCGCATCGACGATACGGCCTTCCTCCACCGCATCGCAGGTTTCAACGCGGCCTGCGGGCGCTTCGCCCAGTCCCTCGAATTCGACCGCAGCATCAAAAACGGAGCCGAAGCCGTCGCCAACAACGTGCTGGTGCTGTTCGAGAAGTCATGCGCGAACCCCGCAGCCGTCCGAAGGTTCTACGAGCTGTACGGGCCCTACGGGCATGTGACCTGGGTCTGCCGCCACGCGGACTATTACACTGCCACAGACGACGACAGCCGCGCCCTGCTGCGGAAGCTCTCCGGGGCCAAGACCGCCGTCACTTCGATCGAAAACGCTATACAAAAGCTAGGCGCGTTGCAAACCGACGTCATTAAGCTGCAATCGAGCCTGGCGGACAACCCCTACCTGGCCTATCTGGGCATCGACCAGCCAGGATCGACCGTCAAGGCGAACTATTCGGATTCGTACTTCACGGGATACTTCGCGGGGTCCGAAGTGCCCCGCGGCTATGCGCGCGCCGTTGCCGACGCCTCGACGGCCGAGCCGGCGTTCGCAAGCGAGCTGCGTTCCGACGGCGTCGAGCGCCTGCCGTCCCACTACGCAAACGATGCCCGCGATGTGGTCGAACGGGTGGCAGGCGACCTGAAGACCGCCTCGCAGAACCAGCGCAGCGGCAGGGCGTTCTTCAAACCGGTGCTCAAGATTCTGCTTACCGTCGCCTTTGTGCTGGTCGTCGGCATGTTCTGGGGATATCTGCCCATGGGCATCCCTCAGATGAACGATTACTTTTTGTTCTATCTTGCCGAAGACGTGTTCGACGGCCTGCGGTTCGCACCAACCACCTATACATCGCTCGCCCTGATCGGATTTATCACGGCCACCGGCGCTTCGATGGCCCCGCGGGTCGCAAAGCTGGTCCGCCACGTGACCGCAAACGCAACGTCGGCGCGAATCGAACACCTCTCGCAGCGCATCGAATCCGAGGCCTCGCGTTTCAACACGAACAACGATGCTCTGCGCGCCTGGTGGGAGAAGGGCAACCCGGGCCCCATCCCGCGCATCTGCGAGGCATCCAGGCAGCTCGAGCGTGCAGAGGAGAATTCCACCGGCACCGCAAGCTCCACGTTCTGCAACGTTCTGTTCTGGGTCGGCACCGCAACCTGCGCCCTGAGCATGCTCGCCTTCACCATGCACGGCAGCACCGCAGCGATTGCCCACTCCACCACCGTCGGAGGATGTATACCCGCTGACATCCTGCAGATTGCCAACGTCGTCGTGGCCCTTGCGGCCTACGCGCTTCTGGCACGGTTTCTACCCTCATCGAAAGGTTTCCCGTCGGTGTGCCTGCTGTGCGCCGCGCCCTTTGCCATGGCGGCCGTGTTCCTGTTCACCCAACTGGTAATCGCGTTGCTTCCTGTGATCATCCTTCTGCTCATCATCCTGTATTTCCTGGGGAGGTAG
- a CDS encoding phosphatase PAP2 family protein yields the protein MYDAILATDLSILHAIKSTLTCMPLDWFLGFLTLQGEIGAIGIVCGLALLFKKEYRIYGVMLLLAMLFASALTSGLIKNLVQRPRPFIVDPALLNTFVRLPSSTSFPSTHSSVSFAAATVICLMPLKHRWIKVAAVVLAAATAFSRLYFGVHFPTDVLFGTLFGIASGFAAWALVNAVEQRRQRLRSGNGPTVPPDES from the coding sequence ATGTACGACGCCATACTTGCGACTGACCTGTCCATCCTGCATGCCATCAAATCGACGCTGACCTGCATGCCTCTGGATTGGTTTCTCGGATTCCTCACCCTCCAGGGCGAAATCGGCGCCATCGGCATCGTCTGCGGTCTAGCGCTCCTGTTCAAGAAGGAATACCGCATCTACGGCGTCATGCTGCTTCTAGCCATGCTGTTCGCTTCGGCGCTTACCAGCGGGCTGATCAAAAACCTGGTGCAAAGGCCGCGGCCGTTCATCGTCGACCCTGCCCTGCTCAACACGTTCGTACGACTTCCCTCGTCGACATCGTTCCCCTCGACGCACTCCAGCGTATCTTTCGCCGCAGCCACCGTCATATGCCTGATGCCGCTTAAGCACCGCTGGATCAAGGTGGCGGCCGTGGTTCTGGCGGCGGCAACCGCCTTCTCGCGGCTTTATTTCGGAGTCCATTTCCCGACCGACGTACTGTTCGGCACCCTGTTCGGAATCGCCAGCGGCTTTGCCGCCTGGGCCCTGGTGAACGCGGTTGAACAGCGCAGGCAACGCCTCCGATCGGGAAACGGCCCCACGGTCCCGCCAGATGAATCCTAG
- a CDS encoding IS3 family transposase has translation MIRELSGQGHALKDLLAASGVPASTYHYNKLRPAKPPTRPELWGKAVEIFSRSPNGCGHRQIAMCLRAEEGAVIADKTVLKMMREIGIRCGIRRETDYHKYNSYRGVVGKTFENVLGRDFSADGPWQKLGTDVTEFKQGWGKAYFAPVYDFGSKEIAAWSISRHPDLAQQEEMLDMLIPKMPEGAHPIMQSDMGWQYQHDGYCSRLEEAGIVQSMSRKGNCIDNGATEQVFGHIKDEFFRGREFPDFDTFKKELEEYIVYWNTQRRQVKLKGLTPEEFRNQSLAA, from the coding sequence GTGATCAGGGAGCTTTCAGGGCAAGGGCATGCGCTCAAGGACCTCCTGGCCGCGTCGGGCGTCCCGGCGTCGACCTACCACTACAACAAGCTGAGGCCTGCGAAGCCGCCCACGAGGCCGGAGCTCTGGGGCAAGGCCGTCGAGATCTTCTCCCGCTCGCCCAACGGCTGCGGCCACCGTCAGATAGCGATGTGCCTGCGCGCCGAGGAGGGGGCCGTCATCGCCGACAAGACGGTGCTCAAGATGATGCGCGAGATCGGCATCAGGTGCGGCATACGCCGCGAGACCGACTACCATAAGTACAACTCCTACAGAGGCGTCGTGGGCAAGACCTTCGAGAACGTGCTGGGGCGCGACTTCTCGGCGGACGGTCCGTGGCAGAAGCTGGGGACGGACGTGACCGAGTTCAAGCAAGGCTGGGGGAAGGCGTACTTCGCGCCCGTCTACGACTTCGGGAGCAAGGAGATAGCCGCCTGGTCGATATCGCGGCATCCGGACCTGGCGCAGCAGGAGGAGATGCTCGACATGCTTATCCCGAAGATGCCCGAGGGCGCGCATCCGATCATGCAATCGGATATGGGATGGCAGTACCAGCACGACGGTTATTGCAGCAGGCTCGAGGAGGCGGGCATCGTGCAGAGCATGTCGAGGAAGGGCAACTGCATCGACAACGGCGCGACCGAGCAGGTGTTCGGACATATCAAAGACGAATTCTTCCGCGGCAGGGAGTTCCCGGACTTCGACACGTTCAAGAAAGAGCTGGAGGAATACATCGTATACTGGAACACGCAGAGGAGGCAGGTCAAACTGAAGGGACTGACCCCGGAAGAGTTCCGGAATCAGTCCCTAGCGGCATAG
- a CDS encoding CHAD domain-containing protein, which yields MVETLVLVRHAKAQKRVEGLDDIDRKLTLAGRRSFETTATQAFSYFAKTDRKDMQIWTSPARRARQTAKIVGRVLKIEYGSIHDSIYADTPDQLVEELKQAEGCVIVVGHNPVLQDILTTLSGNEHAFGKAAVAVLGNIEPDFSHADLLWFAQGPESSRWKVLTKLEDVTVAAGMRIANNYQAMLDNPYDEEALHQYRISLRSARSLLAFIEPYQKLKQNRNIEHLLKRLQDDTSDLREYDMLCKTIAKQEAKLVLESMEKFGSPTGSNAFPRLAEAAKRQRDEERLRYSNRMAKASTRKLVEEASDELINTEWRSDVEIEGISREDIRDRFETMRRKYLKILAHTDFEDHEETHILRKRAKRLRYISKELSSLLGADHARMTSDMKAVQDQLGDICDARNNQRIVNKLLPKHGKAALRQEATAFLGTQRAAEKLAVAELKNMEDKLKAAPSAPQPEQQSEM from the coding sequence ATGGTTGAAACATTGGTACTCGTTCGACACGCAAAGGCACAAAAGCGGGTCGAGGGCCTCGATGATATCGACAGGAAGCTCACGCTTGCCGGTCGCCGTTCCTTCGAAACCACCGCCACTCAGGCGTTCTCGTACTTCGCTAAGACCGACCGCAAAGACATGCAGATCTGGACAAGCCCCGCGCGCCGCGCCCGCCAGACCGCGAAGATCGTCGGTCGCGTTCTGAAGATCGAATACGGCTCGATTCACGATTCCATCTACGCCGACACCCCCGACCAACTGGTCGAGGAGCTGAAGCAGGCCGAAGGCTGCGTCATCGTTGTGGGCCACAACCCTGTGCTGCAGGACATCCTCACCACCCTGTCTGGCAACGAGCATGCGTTCGGCAAGGCTGCCGTCGCGGTGCTCGGCAACATCGAGCCCGATTTCAGCCACGCAGACCTGCTTTGGTTTGCTCAGGGCCCCGAGTCTTCGCGCTGGAAGGTGCTGACCAAGCTGGAGGATGTCACCGTGGCCGCCGGCATGCGCATCGCCAACAACTACCAGGCCATGCTGGACAACCCCTACGACGAAGAGGCCCTGCATCAATACCGCATCTCGCTGCGCAGCGCACGTTCGCTTCTCGCGTTCATCGAACCCTACCAGAAGCTCAAACAGAACCGCAACATCGAACACCTGCTCAAGCGTCTGCAGGACGACACCTCCGACCTGCGCGAATACGACATGCTCTGCAAGACCATCGCCAAGCAGGAAGCCAAGCTGGTGCTTGAATCCATGGAGAAGTTCGGCTCGCCTACGGGTTCGAACGCCTTCCCCAGGCTGGCCGAAGCCGCCAAGCGCCAGCGCGACGAGGAACGTCTGCGCTACAGCAACCGCATGGCCAAGGCTTCCACGCGCAAGCTGGTCGAGGAGGCTTCCGACGAGCTGATCAACACCGAGTGGCGCAGCGATGTCGAAATCGAGGGCATCTCCCGCGAGGACATCAGGGACCGCTTCGAAACCATGCGACGCAAGTACCTCAAGATTCTGGCCCATACCGACTTCGAGGACCACGAGGAAACGCACATCCTGCGCAAGCGTGCGAAGCGTCTGCGCTACATCTCCAAAGAGCTTTCCAGCCTGCTGGGGGCCGACCACGCCCGCATGACTTCCGACATGAAGGCCGTTCAGGACCAGCTCGGAGATATCTGCGACGCCCGTAACAACCAGCGTATCGTGAACAAGCTCCTGCCGAAGCACGGCAAAGCCGCATTGCGCCAGGAGGCAACGGCGTTCCTGGGCACCCAGCGTGCCGCCGAGAAGCTTGCCGTCGCCGAGCTTAAGAACATGGAGGACAAGCTGAAGGCTGCCCCTTCCGCACCCCAACCCGAACAGCAATCAGAGATGTGA
- a CDS encoding ABC-F family ATP-binding cassette domain-containing protein, with protein MFGCEGIHLEYATKKVLDDVTLGVHGGDRIGIVGQNGEGKSSLLGVLAQTIEPDEGSVTCTRGLTMGMLGQSDQLDDDATVGFSIVGDAPEYQWASDPRIREVIASLIADISWDAKVGTLSGGQRRRVDLARLLVGDDDVLLLDEPTNHLDMRAIAWLAHHLQNRWQRNVGALLVVTHDRWFLDEVSNHMWEVHDGHVYPFEGGYSAYMLQRVERDRVARVTEQRRQNLARKELAWLSRGARARSTKPKFHVEAAEALIADVPPMRNPLELKTLAMQRLGKQVVDLTNVTVTLGGKTVLDHVDWGVGPGDRIGILGENGAGKTTLLNVLQGKVRLDSGWVKIGKTVKFAVMSQRLDELEESAKYRVTEVLSRHPQRVVVDGKETSPAKLLERLGFSSKQLYDRVGELSGGQKRRLQLMLTLIQEPNVLILDEPGNDLDTDMLAVLEDVLDTWAGTLIMVTHDRHLVERVTDDQYALINGHIKHCPRGIDEYLEMVNAHNDAKGTTFADVVSTSSEKTATATSSGLSNAEMRGLKKRLSGLTRRINTAGNKLDAKREEMASADPTDYELLGRLQGELDRLAAEKEALEDEWLEVAEELGEE; from the coding sequence ATGTTCGGATGCGAAGGCATCCATCTGGAATATGCAACCAAGAAGGTATTGGACGATGTGACGTTGGGCGTCCATGGCGGCGACCGCATCGGCATCGTCGGACAGAACGGCGAAGGGAAGTCGTCGCTGCTCGGCGTGCTGGCCCAGACCATCGAACCGGACGAGGGAAGCGTCACCTGCACCCGCGGCCTGACCATGGGCATGCTGGGGCAGTCTGACCAGCTGGACGACGACGCCACCGTCGGCTTCTCCATCGTGGGCGACGCGCCCGAGTACCAATGGGCCTCGGACCCGCGCATCCGCGAGGTTATCGCATCGCTGATCGCAGACATCTCTTGGGATGCGAAAGTGGGCACGCTGTCTGGTGGCCAGAGGCGCCGCGTCGACTTGGCCCGGCTGCTGGTGGGGGACGACGACGTGCTGCTTCTGGACGAGCCTACCAACCATCTGGACATGCGAGCCATCGCCTGGCTTGCGCACCACCTGCAGAACCGCTGGCAGCGCAACGTCGGCGCCCTGCTGGTCGTGACGCACGACCGCTGGTTTTTGGACGAGGTATCCAATCACATGTGGGAAGTTCACGATGGACACGTGTATCCCTTCGAGGGCGGCTACTCGGCGTACATGCTGCAACGGGTTGAGCGTGACCGCGTTGCCCGCGTGACCGAGCAGCGCCGCCAGAACCTGGCCCGCAAAGAGCTGGCCTGGCTTTCCCGCGGCGCCCGCGCACGATCGACAAAGCCCAAGTTCCACGTAGAAGCCGCCGAGGCCTTGATTGCAGACGTGCCGCCCATGCGCAACCCCTTGGAGCTGAAGACACTGGCCATGCAGCGGCTGGGCAAGCAGGTTGTGGACCTGACGAACGTCACCGTCACGTTGGGCGGAAAGACGGTGCTTGACCATGTGGACTGGGGCGTGGGTCCCGGCGACCGCATCGGCATCCTCGGCGAGAACGGCGCAGGCAAGACGACCCTGCTGAACGTTTTGCAGGGCAAGGTCCGCCTGGACAGCGGCTGGGTGAAGATCGGCAAGACCGTGAAGTTCGCCGTCATGTCGCAGCGACTGGACGAGCTGGAGGAATCCGCAAAATACCGGGTCACCGAGGTGCTGAGCCGGCACCCGCAGCGCGTCGTTGTGGACGGGAAGGAGACGTCGCCGGCAAAACTTCTGGAGCGCCTGGGCTTTTCCAGCAAGCAGCTTTACGACCGTGTCGGCGAGCTTTCGGGCGGCCAGAAGCGCAGGCTGCAGCTCATGCTCACTTTGATTCAGGAGCCCAACGTGCTGATTCTGGACGAGCCCGGCAACGACCTTGACACCGACATGCTGGCGGTGCTCGAAGACGTGCTGGACACCTGGGCGGGCACCCTCATCATGGTCACACACGACCGCCATCTGGTGGAGCGCGTGACGGACGATCAATACGCCCTGATCAACGGGCATATAAAACACTGTCCTCGCGGCATCGACGAGTATCTTGAGATGGTGAACGCCCACAACGACGCGAAGGGAACGACCTTCGCCGACGTGGTTTCTACATCCTCGGAGAAGACCGCGACCGCCACGTCGAGCGGTCTGTCCAACGCCGAGATGCGTGGACTGAAGAAGCGCCTGAGCGGTCTGACCAGGCGCATCAACACCGCAGGCAACAAGCTGGACGCCAAACGTGAGGAAATGGCGTCGGCAGACCCGACCGATTACGAGCTGCTCGGGCGCCTGCAGGGCGAACTTGACCGGTTGGCGGCCGAAAAGGAGGCCCTCGAAGACGAGTGGCTCGAGGTGGCCGAAGAACTGGGAGAGGAATAG
- a CDS encoding helix-turn-helix domain-containing protein, whose amino-acid sequence MGRHDVEVRKKATELIDSGYGKIALARELAISVSIAEHWIHAYKAVGKEVFLGMGSKHRTYDQETKLAAVLDFLEGGLTKQEAMAKHAIASLTAFERWVKAYREGGPEALAPKPKGRPRKSDGEAGLPPTRERELEAENRRLRAEVAYLKKLRALEAAKRAPGRNAR is encoded by the coding sequence ATGGGCAGACACGACGTAGAAGTTCGCAAGAAAGCGACCGAGCTGATCGATTCGGGGTATGGCAAGATTGCCCTTGCCAGGGAGCTTGCAATATCGGTCAGCATCGCCGAACATTGGATCCACGCATACAAGGCTGTCGGCAAGGAGGTCTTTCTAGGCATGGGGTCCAAGCATAGAACCTACGATCAGGAAACGAAGCTGGCGGCGGTCCTCGACTTCCTCGAGGGAGGGCTGACGAAGCAGGAGGCCATGGCCAAGCACGCGATAGCAAGCCTGACCGCCTTCGAGCGCTGGGTAAAAGCGTACCGGGAGGGCGGCCCCGAGGCTCTCGCGCCCAAGCCCAAGGGGCGCCCGCGCAAGTCCGACGGCGAGGCGGGCCTGCCCCCGACCCGCGAGCGGGAGCTCGAGGCGGAGAACCGGAGGCTCAGGGCCGAGGTGGCGTACCTAAAAAAATTGAGAGCCCTGGAGGCGGCAAAGCGAGCGCCTGGGAGAAATGCCAGGTGA
- the metA gene encoding homoserine O-acetyltransferase MetA, giving the protein MPIRIPDALPATAILEKENIFVMTEHRAMHQDIRPLRVLILNLMPTKIVTETQLMRRLSNTPLQVEIDLLRTATHASAHVSANHLESFYKTFDDVKDYRYDGMIITGAPVEKFDYEDVDYWDEYVTILDWAVDHVHSIYHICWAAQAALYHLYGVPKYLTDKKIFGVFPQRLLKSSSPLVRGFNDISYSPQSRHATCRYEDIVEHQELEVIAYSDEIGPTIVKSTNSKHFFVFGHPEYDRDTLKLEYDRDVAAGKPIEIPVNYYPDDDPEQRPVVTWRAEGQLIYSNWLNYYVYQTTPYDLTKI; this is encoded by the coding sequence ATGCCTATCAGGATTCCAGACGCGTTGCCGGCAACAGCTATTCTCGAAAAGGAGAATATCTTCGTCATGACCGAGCATCGCGCCATGCATCAGGACATCCGCCCGCTTCGCGTTCTCATCCTCAACCTCATGCCCACCAAAATCGTGACGGAGACGCAGCTCATGCGCCGTTTGTCGAATACGCCGCTGCAGGTGGAGATCGACCTGCTTCGCACCGCCACGCACGCTTCGGCCCATGTGTCCGCCAATCACCTCGAGTCGTTCTACAAGACCTTCGACGATGTGAAGGATTACCGCTACGACGGCATGATCATCACCGGTGCGCCGGTCGAGAAGTTCGACTACGAAGACGTGGATTATTGGGACGAATACGTCACCATTCTGGATTGGGCCGTCGACCACGTGCATTCGATCTACCACATCTGCTGGGCTGCCCAAGCTGCGCTGTATCACCTGTACGGCGTGCCGAAATACCTGACTGACAAGAAGATTTTCGGCGTGTTCCCGCAGCGTCTGCTCAAATCCAGCTCGCCTTTGGTTCGCGGCTTCAACGACATTTCGTATTCGCCGCAGTCGCGTCACGCTACCTGCCGCTACGAGGACATCGTCGAACATCAGGAGCTCGAGGTCATCGCATATTCCGACGAGATAGGCCCCACCATCGTCAAGTCCACGAACTCGAAGCACTTCTTCGTGTTCGGCCATCCTGAGTACGATCGCGACACGCTGAAGCTCGAGTACGACCGCGACGTTGCAGCGGGCAAGCCTATCGAGATTCCCGTGAACTACTATCCCGATGACGACCCCGAGCAGCGCCCCGTTGTGACCTGGCGTGCAGAAGGGCAGCTCATCTATTCCAACTGGTTGAACTATTACGTCTACCAGACCACGCCTTACGATTTGACCAAGATCTAA
- a CDS encoding O-acetylhomoserine aminocarboxypropyltransferase/cysteine synthase family protein produces the protein MANIDTICVQGGYHPGDAEPRQIPIYQSTTWKYETSEHMGRLFDLQESGYFYTRLQNPTNDAVAAKIAELEGGTAGMLTSSGQAANFFAIFNIAGCGDHIVSSTSIYGGTFNLFAVTMKRMGIDFTFVDPNCTDEELEAAFKPNTKAVFGETIANPALTVLDIERFAKAAHAHGVPLIVDNTFPTPINCRPIEWGADIVTHSTTKYMDGHGAAVGGAIVDSGKFDWDAHADKFPGLTTPDDSYHGVTYTKQFGLEGAFITKATAQLMRDFGSIQSPQNAFLLNMGLESLHVRMAQHVKNGQAMAEFLQNHPKVTWVRYSGLPTDPYYEVAKKYLPNGGCGVVSFGVEGGRPAAEKFMAGLKMAQIATHVADARTCCLHPASSTHRQMTDEELLAAGVSPDLVRLSCGIEGTEDLIADVAQALDAI, from the coding sequence ATGGCCAACATCGATACCATCTGCGTGCAGGGCGGTTACCACCCGGGCGACGCCGAACCAAGGCAGATTCCCATCTACCAGTCCACCACCTGGAAGTATGAGACTTCCGAGCATATGGGCCGCCTGTTCGACCTGCAGGAATCCGGTTACTTCTACACACGTCTGCAGAACCCCACCAACGATGCCGTGGCTGCCAAGATCGCAGAGCTTGAAGGTGGCACCGCAGGCATGCTGACCTCCTCCGGCCAGGCCGCGAACTTCTTCGCCATCTTCAACATCGCCGGCTGCGGCGACCACATCGTGTCCAGCACCTCAATCTACGGCGGCACCTTCAACCTGTTCGCCGTCACCATGAAGCGCATGGGCATCGATTTCACGTTCGTCGACCCGAATTGTACCGACGAAGAGCTGGAGGCCGCGTTCAAGCCGAATACCAAGGCCGTGTTCGGCGAAACCATCGCCAACCCGGCGCTCACCGTGCTTGACATCGAGCGCTTCGCCAAAGCCGCACACGCCCACGGCGTGCCGCTGATAGTGGACAACACCTTCCCCACGCCCATCAACTGCCGTCCCATCGAGTGGGGCGCCGACATTGTGACCCACTCCACCACCAAGTACATGGACGGTCACGGTGCGGCGGTCGGCGGCGCCATCGTCGACTCCGGCAAGTTCGACTGGGATGCCCACGCCGACAAGTTCCCCGGCCTCACCACTCCTGACGACTCTTACCATGGCGTAACCTACACCAAGCAGTTCGGTCTGGAGGGCGCCTTCATCACCAAGGCAACCGCCCAGCTCATGCGCGACTTCGGCAGCATCCAGAGCCCGCAGAACGCGTTTCTGCTGAACATGGGTCTGGAGAGCCTGCATGTGCGCATGGCCCAGCACGTGAAGAACGGCCAGGCCATGGCCGAGTTCCTGCAGAACCACCCGAAGGTCACCTGGGTGCGCTATTCCGGACTTCCCACCGACCCCTATTACGAAGTCGCCAAGAAGTACCTGCCCAACGGAGGCTGCGGCGTCGTGAGCTTCGGTGTCGAAGGCGGCCGTCCTGCAGCTGAGAAGTTCATGGCCGGCCTGAAGATGGCGCAGATCGCCACCCATGTGGCCGACGCCCGCACCTGCTGCCTGCATCCCGCCAGCTCCACCCATCGCCAGATGACCGACGAGGAGCTTCTGGCCGCCGGCGTGTCCCCCGACCTGGTTCGCCTGTCCTGCGGCATCGAAGGCACCGAGGACCTGATTGCCGACGTTGCCCAGGCGCTGGACGCCATCTAA